Genomic window (Juglans microcarpa x Juglans regia isolate MS1-56 chromosome 2S, Jm3101_v1.0, whole genome shotgun sequence):
AGATGACACACCCACATAAAGACCTCAAAACATTGTATCCCTCccattcatttgaaaaagtatggacattttcataaaattccAAATAATAGGACCAAGTGTTTTCAACCATTGCTCCCCAAGGATCACATCACATCCACCCAATGTCAATAGATGGAAATTGATCAGAAATTGGTTGCCTTAAATCTTGATCCTTGAATCTTCACACTTGTCCACACTTGTTAGCTTATCCCCATTTGCCACTTTCACCTGCAACGAATGGTCATCAGAAACCCTCAACTTAGCTGACTTAGCAACTTGGGAATCCACAAAGTTATGAGTGCTTCCAAAGTCGACCAGAATCACTATAGGTTAAGTCCCAATCACCCCCAACAATCTCATGGTATTTGCACTAGGACAACTTGAGATGACATGAATAGACACTTCCAGTCCTTCCTCTTGTTCCTCCACCAAAACATCCTCTAATGGACTACCTGCAATATTCTCACAATCACTGTCTACATGGTTTTTAACCTGCAATAGGTACACTTTGGGAGTTTTGCACACATGTGCAGGATTCAACTTCTCTTCACAATGAAAACATAATCATCTCCTCCTTTTttcatccatctatattgaagaAACTTTTTTTCCCTGAAAACTTTCTCTTTGGACACCTCTTATTAACCCCTCCACTGAATTGCTAAGATGGTTTTTAGCCTTATCACCCACTAACTTCAAAGCCCTTCTTGAGCTCCACACATATTCCTCTTGAATCTTTGCTAGGCCAAACGCAACACTTAAACTCACAGGATTTAACATCATAATGGGTAGCTTGATTTCATCTTTCAGGCCACTCAAAAAATAGCTCAATTTGTGTTTCTTTGAGAGCCCTTTCAACCTATTAAACAAGCTCTCAAATTGGGTTTTATACATAGGTACTGTTGATGTTTGTTTAAGCCTAGTCAAGGCTTCCATGggatcataatatattattggcCCAAATCGAGTGATTATAGCCTGAACAAATGATTCCCAACTTACAAACTATCCCCATCAGCAGCATCTTGATACCATATCAATTATTATCCTTCCATCTGATATGAGGCCATCAAAAGTCTTTGGATATGAGGAGTTTGatggtattcaaaatattggttGGGTTTAAAAATCCAACCAGATGGATTACTCCCATCGAAATGGGGAAAATCTATTCTAACCCCCTAGGTAACATGCCTCTATCTTCATGAGCATTCACTCTAGGATCTTGCATATCTCTTCTAGGTGAAATCATATGACTGTTCTCAATCAAAGTTTTAATCATGTCAGTCATTTGGTCTAACCTTTTTGTGAGGACATGTATCGACTACAACTGATCATCCAATTGTCTCTGCATGAACCTTCAATGTAGTAGCCTCAGTGCCTTCTGCCATCAGGACCTCCCTTCTCTAATACCAACTATTAGGGAGTTTCTAGTTCTGgaacaagaaaattaagaaatacaAGCACAAGAATTGAATCAAGAACGTAATGATGGATTTACATCGAGGGAAATCTTGCCTCCAAGAACTATAACACAAGAATACTCTTTCGATGTCGTTGCCTGCTTCCCTCCCAACTATTTATATCCAACTAACCCAAAAACATGCCATATTACTTACTACTAATAACATAGAAGTAAAAACGAATCGTATGGTTATTACATCAAATGAAATGCACCGTCTAACTAACTCCCCAAAAATTCCTATATCGCTAACTACACATCAGTTCTTTTATTACAATCAAAACTctctatttcattaaaataaaatgcaccgttccccttttcattttcttcccttATGAGATCAAGATCCTTTCCTTCACTTCAACTTCCACACTTAACAGGAGAAGAGATAGGGGTCGTTGAAGGGAGGTCATCTGAGGGAGAGAAACTCACCGACGAGGGCGGCGCGGCTGGTGGTTACTTGAGGTATCAAGGGCCATAGAGGGGAAAGGAATCGAAATAGGGAGAGGGAGGCGGCACGATAGGGTGGGGGTAGGCCTGTGCAAACAAAATTACTGGCCCGGTCCGCCCTATATACCTGACCCACCCACCTGATAAAGTCAGGTTGAAATTAGATGCATGTTGGTCTAATGCTATTCAGCGAGCAAAACCGTAGCCCTGCATCCCCGATTATCTCTAATCTTTATCCAGAAAAAACCCtaagcctctctctctttcttcggCTGTAGCTCCAAGATCAACTCTATTTGTTGAGGTATGTTCCATTTTCTCATGCGCCTGGTTTTGGGATTCTTATTCCTGTTTATTTGgtcaaatttagataatttattcaATTGTGATGAAGTAAGCAGCTACAGTGTATTTATGTATGTGCCAAATAGGAAGTACATTGGAGCCACCTCTTTGCGATAAATGTTTCAACGCAAATACACTAGGACCCATCTATGTTTCGGCTATGAAATTAGTCGGGAACTTTTGTGTTATCACAATAATAAGTCATAATACATTAGCACAACCAGTTAAAAGACAAGAACTGGTGGAAGGGCAAGGAAGTTGTATTTCTGTTATTGGGCAGAGTGGGCAGAGTAGTTGGATTTCATTTGATGTTAGAAATGAAGCTAATTATAGTATAAGAGTTAGAGGTTGTGCTGGGGTCTGCATGTGGATGACATAAAGTTTTGACTGCAAATGAAGATACTTAAAACATCATATAAAAGAATATAGACTTCAGTTGCTTTGACAAGAgttaagagaaaaaaacaaagatatgCATGAAATGCAACCATAGGAAGACTTACCTAGGCTGGCCACTAACATTTCAGTTTCTTCGCTGGAGCTCTCTGGTTTAGatcttctattttaaattattggAAACTAGAGGACTGGGCTTGGTTTAAGCAATTAATAACTCATTTGATGTCTACTTGTACTTTATACTTAAAAGCATATCATTTTTGCAATGTGAACAACCTTTAGAAGCTCATTTACTAGTAGTGCCGGATGAACAACCTTTTTGGACAGATCTAGTTTGACTGAAACAttggctaaaatatttttttgtcattaaccattttgttttgttggtatTTGTGTTGTTGGGTTCTAGGCATGTAATCTTGGATCATGCATGTTCATGCcgaattattatattttctcgtatttttatatgataattatatGTTAGTTCATATCATAGATTACTTCAAAAGAGACACTCCTACAAATTTAAGAGACGATGAGATTACTACTCATTTAGTTTCAAACATTAACTTATCTAGTAGTAGTAACACCAATCTCCCTTTCAAAAGGAAGGAAAGTAAGGACACCTCAACGGTGTGGGAACACTTCACAAAAATAGTTGGATGTTCATTAAATGACCAAAAAGTGGGGTTTAGTTATTGCGACAAGATTTATGCTTGTtatcctaaaaaaatattatacatcaaGTATGTTGCATCATGTTGGTGTTTGTAGGAAAAAGTACCCTAATAGAATCAGACTCATGAATCAACACACTATGAGTCATGAGGGAGATAACATTATGAGTGACATGGCAACTACACATAAGTTTGATCCAAAAGAGGTACGAATGGCAATTGTGGAGACGACAATTTGTGAAGAAGTTCCATTTAGGGTGGTGGAAGCATAAGGATTTAGGAATGTATGTAAATCACTAGAACCAAGATTCCAAGTGTCATCTCGAACCACTACAACGAGAgactatattaaactatttaaaaaagataaggagaagttgaggaaaGTATTTAAGGCAGTTGGGCCAGTTAGTTTAACTGCTGACACTTGGACGTCcatttataaattaaactatATATGTTTTACTGCACATTTTATTGACTATGAatagaaattacataaaaaaataaataaaacttttgttTGATTCCTAATCACAAAGGAAACACTATTGGAAAGCATGTAGAATCATATCTACAGGATTGAGGTATTGACAAGATCTTTACTATCACAGTTGACAATGCTTCCTTAAACGATGTTGTCATCGATTACTTAAAAAAGTTTGTAAGAGGTCATTTGTTGGAGGGGGAGTATATTCACATAAGGTGTTGCGCCCGTATTATGAACTTTATTGTGAATGATGAGCTAAAAAATTGTGATGATTTAATCACAAGAGTGTGCAATGCGGTTAAGTATGTTAGATTACCTCCTGCAAGAatgcaaaaattcaaaaagtgtatagagaaagagaaaatcaaTTGTTCAAAATTAGTGTGCTTTGATATTCCCACCAGATGGAACTCCATTTATCTCATGCTAGAAGTTGCAAAAACATTTGAAAAGTAATTTTTGTGATTGGAGAATGATGATGATCGTTTTTTTTGCTATTGTCGTAGTGTGAGCTTAAGCCCCTCAAACTCTAGCGATTGGGTGCGAGTTAGAGTAATGGTAAAAGTTTTGAGGATTTTTTATGATACTACTGTAAGACTTTGTGACTTTTTGTATGTcacatctaatgcatatttctaGGAGGTTTGTGTCATccaatcatatttataaaaaaatgagtcaTTCAGTGTTGAGATATATGCCTGCAAGCATGAAAAGAAAGTATGACAAATATTTAGgatcaattaaaaaaactaatttaatgaTATTCCTTGCATTTGTTCTTGATCCAAGATGTAAATTTagtcttttgtatttttggttCAAGAAAATATATGGTGGTAATTTAGTCGAAGAAATGATTGCAAAAGTGAAACGATTGATAATTAACATGTATGGAGAGTttagtgttatatatgagagtTCAAGTGGAGTTTCAATCTCTGAGCCTCTTTCCTCAGTTGATCCTAGTATGATTGATTCTAATTCTTAGCAGAGTTTTTGGATTGAgtataaataagaaattattgaaTCTAATTTGAGGAACAAATCGAAGATCGATCAATAGTTAGAACATGGTTGTGAGGCACGAGTTCCAAATTTcgatattttggattggtggaaAATCAATGAAATAAGGTATCCTATTTTGGCGAGAATTACACAGGATGTGATGGTCATTCATGTTTCTATTGTTTCTTCTAAGTCAATTTTCAGTTCAGGGGTCGTGTGCTTGACCTATTTTGTAGTTCATTATCTCCAAAAACAGTTGAGACACTCATTTGTACTCAAGATTGGTTAAAAGATCCAATACCTATTGATTTTCGTGTCTCCTTAGACAATGTTGAAAGTTTTGGGGCAGAATTGGGTAATGAACATACttcttatttacatatttatttaacattttcgtaatgtttatttttatatcatttaataatatattttttttagagtttgatccaaaatcaagctttatttatattgatgatgagtgatTCAAGGCTTATAGTCATAGTAAGTCGCTTCATAAGGTACATAGTATATTTATGGGTTCATCtcttatacaaaattattttagtcCCCCTCTTTTTATTTGTCCCTTTAGTTCAAAATGTATAGGTTTTTCTAACAAGCATGGAAGCTTATGAATAATGTTCTTTTACTATTCTAGACTAATATTTGTTCATTTACCAGTGACCCAACTAGCACGTTACAACTATATCATTTCAATAAGCTAGTCACCATACTATAGTACATCGAGACTTTGTGTTTAGTATTTTAGTGGATTAGTTTGTACTTCTTTTTATTCAGTATATTGTATGTATCGAATCATCGATCGATCAAAAGACAATTGTTGTATCATGATTAATTATTTCTATGTATTTTTCAATGGATGTCTAAATTTAAACTTCAAGCCACTTTctatattctataattaattaattgtagcTCTTGATGAACTTGAGAAACGAAATACAGGCCTCGTTAAATTGATCAATCCATTTTAGTGCTCTAGTATAACACGAGCAATATTTATGATTTAACATTTCGATTTTGAAACACTTTGTGCATTTTTGTTTAACATTGATTAATTTGATTTCGTTCTTacaatgatattgtaaatttggtTTCTTTTCCATTACAAAAAGCTTCTTGCATGGGGGGGAAGGAACGGTGGAAATAAACTCAAGGGAAATAAAGACGATTAATGGTAAATGGAAGGGAAATAAACTAGGTGTTAAAAGCCAAACCTTTTATTCTTGatccaaataaataatattttcatcataaaataaaatgatgaactttaataaatatttttttggagaaatacAATCATCTAAATAAGtaaagtttttaacataaataaaatgatgaatattgaataatattcctaaagaaataaaataatttaaataaaataattttctaaaactatattattctCGAGTCTTCAAGATTTGAAGAGGCTTACTTGAAAATTAGGTTTggtctaataatattaaaaataccccacttaaaataagtttagacttttaaaatatttggagaattttaaaatacttggctcaatttataaattatctactaaatctaaaaacaaagattctaaatttaaaatgattagGCAAGGCTCATGGCCATCCTGAGAGAAAAAGGAGCGGTTGGTCACAATAGAGTATGTAAGTACCGCATACTCCTTTTGATAAGTTAATATGAGaactatatgaaaaaattaattttttaatagtaaacctcactattttttaaaatgaatgtgcgGTACTTATACAACTCATAactatatttagcattactctttatctaaatcccataaaatatcttaactcaaatcattttatcactatttacaatttttttttatttcatttcgtCTCAATATCATGCCTTAACTCTcgctaatataatttttattttaaaatttaataaaattaaattattttttatatcttatttatgagtttagaaaaattttaataattagataagattaCGTGACATGATTTGTGAAAGACCTTAATCAAATACTTGGCTCAATTTATCAATTATCTGCTAAATCTAAAAACAaagattctaaatttaaaatgattagGCAAGGCTCATGGTCAACCCGAGAGAAAAAAGAGCGGTTGGTCACAATAGAGTATGTAAGTACCTCATACttcttttgataagttaatatgagaaccatatgaaaaaattaattttttaatactaaacctcactattttttaaaagaaatgtgcGGTGCTTATATAACTCAtgactgtatttaacattactctttatccaaatctcataaaatatcttaattcaaattattttatcactatttataattttttttttatttcatttctctcAATATCATGCCTTAACTCtcgttaatataatttttattttaaaatttaataaaattaaattattttttatattttatttaagaatttagaaaaattttaataattagataagattaCGTGACATGATTTGTGAAAGATCTTAATctgatattttagaaaataggTATGAGTACATGTTTGGACTGATGCTACTTATATCGGCGAATAACTGTCATACATGTTTTGTTTAGAGGAAATTGATTTACTTCAAAATATCGGAGAATAGTCTAAGGGATAAGATActtaaaaagttgaagattttttgAAGGAAAGTCGGACTCTCTAAGTTGTTAGCGACTGTAACAAAAGATGCTGCTAGGCCGACAGGAATCAGGCGAGGCCTGTGATCCGATCACTTCACCGCTACACACAGTCTGTATAAGCTGTTTTTGTTGAATTCTCAAAGGTGTTCACACTGATTTGAGGGCATCCATGATGATCAACCATCGAAGACAGTCTGTCATGCATGCTCTCGTATTTTCTTCCACTGAAAGTCACACCACCTTAACCCATGCTTTCTACTCAGGAATAAGAATCCAATAAAGTTACAACCAAAGAATCATTCTCTTTTATTGTGTATTATCTTCTTGATTTCTTGATGTGACAAACACAGTTACCTTCAAGCCAAAGAAAGAGCAACCACAACAGCAGAGATGGGATGTTTCGGTTTCTGCAGCTCCAAAACCCCCGCTCCCATGAAAACTTCCTTCTCTGAAACTGCTCTACAAGACCCAGAACCCAAAAATCTCAGACAAGAGGTCCTTTTGCGGATCCCAGGATGCAAAGTTCACCTGATGGATGAAGGAGTGGCCACAGAAATCGCCAACGGGGAGTTCACGCTTCTCAGAGTCACCGACGAGAATGTTTCTCTTGCCACTATCATTAAAGTTGGTGAAGATCTTCAGTGGCCTTTGACACAAGATGAGCCTGTAGTGAAGGTTGATGCCCTCCAATATCTGTTCTCTTTGCCGATAGAGGATCATGGAGATCTTCTCAGCTATGGAGTCACCTTTTCGGAGCAGTCTGGAGGTAGCTTGGGCTTGCTGGACTCGTTTTTGAAGGATCTCTCGTGCTTTTCGTGTCCGACATCGACCACTAGAAACAAAAACGTTGATTGGAAAGAGTTTGCTCCTAGAATCGAGGATTATAATAACGTGTTGGCCAAGGCGATTGCAGGGGGTACTGGACAGATTGTCAGGGGGATATTCACATGCAGCAATGCTTATGTCAATCAGGTTCGTCTCTATTACACTATCCCAACGTAATATGAGAAAATTGGTTGCTTTCTTAGAGACAATTACTGTAAAAACTTTGATCAAAATGATGAAACAGCCATATACAATGAAATAGAGCTGTTTATTTGTCGAAGGAAAAAGTGTTATTCCGTACATAAAAGAATGAGGAAAAGTGCAGGTCCAAAATGAAGGAGAGATGATTATAACTAGTGCTGCAGAGGATAAAAATGGTTTCAGGGGAAGAGAAAGTAACAGTAATAGAAGCACTGTCAAAGCAAAGAAGAGTGGAGTCGGCAAAGGCTTAAAACGGTATCCCGAATAATTATAATATGAGCAATTTCACTTATATTTCTTAGTAATGTTATATGGCAACATGAACTTCTTTTCCCATAATGATATGtcaattttggtttttattgcTTATGACTTAAAAAGTGTGAGAAAGCTGTCCAAGATGACAGACAAGTTAAGTAAATCGATGCTTGATGGTATTGGTATTGCCACTGGATCAGTGATGAAACCTGTGGTCAAATCCCAGGCAGGGAAGGCAATCCTTGCCATGGTTCCAGGACAGGTTCTCTTGGCTTCACTCGACGCTGTCAGTAAGTTCTAATCCTTAACATTTTTAAGCATTGGAAATTAGTCTTTTTCTTAGATGGATATGTAAAATTACATGTTAAACTGGTCCATCCTGCCGACTGTAGACAAGGTCTTGGATGCAGCTGAAGTTGCTGAAAAACAAGCACTTTCTGCCACCTCCCGTGCTACAACAAGAATGGTCACAAAAAGGTACTTCGACCTACAATTACAATaacaatgcacataaaataCTTATTAAGACAGTGTTTCCACAAGAACTATTGCATGAAATATTTGATCAATCTAGAGTTTTTAGCAAACTTCAAGAAGCCACCGAGTTCTAGACATTCCCTGGTCTTATCACTAACTGCTAGATACCATATACAcatggtttttgtatttttagctGCACATCCTGAATTCTACCCTTTGAATGAAAGATATAGAATTCTTGGAAACTCTGTTGCTTTGGTTTCATTTGCTTTCTCTAAATCGTCTAGCTTCTACCATGTCATACATTATCATCTTAGTTGAGATTTGGGAAGACAAATACGTCTCCCAACAAGATGTCAATTCAATCTATGGTTATCTATTGAAACAACACCTAACCTGAAAGACATTTTCAACAATATTCACCAAAACGTGAGATTTGAGCTGATCTCTCCCACTTTAAATACGTGTTTACTCCAATAATTTCAAGATGTTTTCACTTACGTGGTGAAGTTTCATCTGTAATTTGAAAATGCTGTTGTTGAGCACCAGGTTTGGGGAAGATGCAGGGGAGGCCACCGAGCATGTGTTTGCGACCGCAGGGCACTGTGCCAACACTGCTTGGAATATTTTCAAGATACGGAAGGCCATCAATCCGGCATCATCCATCTCCACGGGAGTACTGAAGAATGCTACAAAGGATAAAACCAGAAAATCTTAAAGGGCCTAAGTTGGAACAATATGTTGAACATGCCTTGTGGCAATTTAGTGTCATGGGGTTCTTCACTATGTCAGTCCCCAAATGATCACTTTC
Coding sequences:
- the LOC121253203 gene encoding senescence/dehydration-associated protein At4g35985, chloroplastic-like yields the protein MGCFGFCSSKTPAPMKTSFSETALQDPEPKNLRQEVLLRIPGCKVHLMDEGVATEIANGEFTLLRVTDENVSLATIIKVGEDLQWPLTQDEPVVKVDALQYLFSLPIEDHGDLLSYGVTFSEQSGGSLGLLDSFLKDLSCFSCPTSTTRNKNVDWKEFAPRIEDYNNVLAKAIAGGTGQIVRGIFTCSNAYVNQVQNEGEMIITSAAEDKNGFRGRESNSNRSTVKAKKSGVGKGLKRVRKLSKMTDKLSKSMLDGIGIATGSVMKPVVKSQAGKAILAMVPGQVLLASLDAVNKVLDAAEVAEKQALSATSRATTRMVTKRFGEDAGEATEHVFATAGHCANTAWNIFKIRKAINPASSISTGVLKNATKDKTRKS